A region of the Terriglobales bacterium genome:
CGGCTCGATCTCTATAGGTGTCCCATCCGGTACGACTCGCCAGATTTCATCCATTTCATCGTCAGTCACGGCAATACATCCATCTGTCCAATCCATTTTCAGATGTATACGTCCCAACCATCCAAAGCCGTTGGGCAGACCATGAATGAATACATCACCACCTGCCGAGGTGCCGAGTTTACGCGCGGCTTCGATCTGCTCAGGATTTGGGTAAGAGATGTGGATCGAACGATAGAAGCGGCTCTTGGGATTTCGCCGATCTAAGACGTAGATTCCTTCCGGCGTCTTATGATCCCCTTCGCGAGCCTTCGGTCCGACCGGATCACTTCCAAGGGAGACTGAATACCGCTTCAGCTCCTGACCATGACTGTACAGAATCAGCTGGCGTGCTTTTTTCAGGACTACGACTTTGTCAGCCTGCGCGGTGGCGGCGAGTGCATGGGTTTGTGCCGCCTGCAGTGTGGTCGAGCATCCTAGGGCCGCAATTAGCAGTCTTGTACCCGGTTTCCAGCTGATCTTTGGCATGCGCCTAGGCACTCGGAACTGAAATGCGAATCAAGAGTTAAGGCAGATACCTCATTGGTATGGGCACACCAAGCAAGA
Encoded here:
- a CDS encoding L,D-transpeptidase family protein, coding for MPKISWKPGTRLLIAALGCSTTLQAAQTHALAATAQADKVVVLKKARQLILYSHGQELKRYSVSLGSDPVGPKAREGDHKTPEGIYVLDRRNPKSRFYRSIHISYPNPEQIEAARKLGTSAGGDVFIHGLPNGFGWLGRIHLKMDWTDGCIAVTDDEMDEIWRVVPDGTPIEIEP